In Spirosoma pollinicola, the genomic window ACAGCCTGCTCATTCCCATTTTCTTTTCAACCTCCCTGCTTCTCAGGGCCTACAAATTTACGAACTGAATCGGTACAGTTGGTGTGGCCTTATGCCTAAGAAAATCCTGGGGGTTTGGGGGCTAGCCCCCAAGTACTTAAACCGCGTCGCAGACTCTAATTTCTAAGGTTTAATTAGTGTAAGAGTTAGCCCAGGTGAGGGGGTTAGATAGAACCAAGACCCAAAGACTAATTGATTGCACTCTTTCGTAGTAACTACTCCTCCAGCTACGGTTGTATCCTTGCTAGTTATGGTCACTAACCGTAATGTGTCTCCTTTTACATTATAGAGCTTTTTAAGTACAGGTGCATTCTTAGATCCACTACTTAACAAACTGTCTGTGTCAAGTAGGCTACCATCTTGGTTAAAGGTAATAGTGCCTGAATACCGACTTTGATGGCTACCTGTAAAATTAGAATTGAACTTCCATTGACCTATGATTCGCTGGTTGATAGGTATCATTTGGCAATTTTCGTTTCCATTCGGTGCAGGTATAGGCTTAATAGAGGTTTTGCAAGCCGAATCAAGTAAGGCTAATAGAATTACCGTTAGTAAGATTGCTTTCATTTAGGTAAAAGGTCAATTTGTTCACTCTATAACTGTAATTCAAATGTCTTATTACGTTGGTGAGTCCTCCGGTGCATTGTGCGCGAAGCGGTCTTGAAAAGAGCAAGCGGGAATTACGCTACGCGATAATTCTCGCTTGCTCTACGAGGTATCTATTTGTAAATTAGATTGTTAACTTGTATACTCTGATTCTTGAGTAAGCACTTAGTATATAACAGCATAAAAACGCCTATTTCCCGCAAGAAATAGGCGTTTTCAGTATACTGCTCCCACTATTGTCTTATTGAGTAGCCAGCCATGTTTAACCCCTAAAAAACCTCCCTTTGGTCGTCTTTTTAGGGGTTAAACGGCTTCTTTCTCTCCGACTGTCGAGAAAGCAAAAACCCTGCTGCGTGGCATCAGCAGGGTTCAGTTCACAAGCTTGGTCAATTGATAGCCAGGCCTCGTCTGGAGTAGATATTAGATCTACCTGACGGAAAAGGTCAAATCCTTGACTCAGTAGGCAAAGGTATCGACTCGTAGAGAGAGCTAAAAAGTTTGGAGTTCACTTCGCTCACAAGTGTATTTTAAGAACTTAAGAAGAGAATATATATAACTAACTGATTATCAATACACATCATTTTCCTACTAGGAAAACCCCATTTCCCCAACGGGTAAGTGCCATTTCCCTAAATACTATATGAAAAGGGAAACAAGATTTCCTAATGAGTAAAATAATAATTCCTTTTTAGTATGTTTGTAGGGAAATAAGAATTCCCTAATTTATGATCTACAAGAAAATTGGAGATTATTCACTTAACAAGGCTAATCCGTTTTTGGATGATACGGTCCAACATATTGAAAAGGGAGAAAAGACATTGCTGTTCGGCCAAAAGAATCCAGATTTGATAGTTGACAATGATGGATCAGTTAAAGGTCATTCCTTATTCGCCCGTAAGGTGACTGTTGACAAAGCTAAATTTATGAAGGTGTTTATGACTGGTCTATCCAACTGGTTCGACCTTTCTAAAGCAGGTATTAAAGTATTTGCCTACGTCGCTAATCAAATAGAGCCTAACAGAGACACTTTTATGTTTAGTCTTGAGAGATGTAAAAACTTCACTGGGTACAAATCTGATAAAATGATATTTAGTGGACTTGCTGAACTTGCTGAGAACAAATTCATAGCTAGAGGTGAAAACCCATTTATCTATTACATCAATCCAACAGTATTCTTCAACGGAGATCGCTTAACATTCATTGAGCAATATGAGCTCGAGCAAAAGGAGGAAGATCATTCAGGTATAGATAAAATGCCACAAACGGGCTCCGAGGAGCTTGCGCAGATATTGGCTTAAACAGAAACGAGCTCTGTAGGGATACAACTCGCCAGGGATGAGCCATGCCACGTACAACCGTACGTTTACCCCGGATTGATAGCTTGAAGCCATCCGGGGTTTTTTCGTGTCCTACGGCCACGGGATTTTCTTAGGCATAAGGCCACACCAACTGTACTAAAAAGCAGACGAAGGGGAAAAAAGCACTTAATAAAATCAACTTACTAGCTAGCTAGCCCGTTGGTCGTCTTTTTAAGGTGAGAAACGGCTTCTTTCTCTCCGACTGTCGAGAAAGCCCTTCAAAGTAGGGTATAATAATAGCTTAAGAAGCGACTGCCTGTAACTATCTGATTATCAATAGGGTTCAGTTTACACTTTGGAAACCGAAAGTTTACACTCTGGAAACTTTCGGTTTACGTTTTTTGCCATATTTATAAACTATAAGTTTGGAAAAAACATTTCTTTAGTTTACAATTGCACACAGTTTTATAAACCATTGTTTTATGAATAGCCCCGAACGGAAACAGGCGTTTGACCCTACTTTCATTTTTAGATCCGGCCAAAACCGAAAACTACCGGAAATTAATACAGTAAGCCGGTATCTGTGAGTAATTTTGTCTTTATTCGCTGTTACCGTGTACTGCTAACGCCTTCTACGTTTTAACCAGCTACAACAGGACACGCCCGAATTTGCGGTCGATAACTACCGGATTGGTATCCGAGAAATCAACCTGAAACACACGGCACAAATAGCACTGAGGTATACAAGTTAACAGCTTGATTTACAGATAGAAACCTCGTAGAGCAAGCGAGAATTATCGCGTAGCGTAATTCCCGCTTGCTCTTTAAAAAGACCGCCCTGCGCTTCTCACACCGGATGGCTATGTAAGTAATTTTTGTCCTGTCTGCAAGTAGCTTAGCTCGATACTAGCTAGCTAGGCTCGAAAAGTACACCCTAAACCTTACGTAATTGTACTGGATAATGGCCCTATTCATCATGCAAAAGTGGTTAAAACCGAATTTGATACTTGGGAAAGCCAAGGTCTATCCATTTTTTATTTACCTACCTACAGTCCTCATCTGAATCCCATTGAAATTCTGTTGACAACCAGGCCGTTCGTGAGAGCCAGTTAAACCGGTTGAAAGAGGTAAAAGAAACAAGGAATGAAGCAAAAGTGGAGCAGGCTCTGGCAGCAATAACCGGTGCAGCTACTACCCCCTCCCCAGACAAAAACCATCCATCGACCGCCCACCTTCCCGACCATTGGGAGCGTACCGACGAGTGGTATAATTACCGGTCACTCTATTCGGACCTGACCGTCGTGGCCAATCTGGCTTTAAGGTTGACCAGCTTTTATAATGCGTTTTGTTAAGCCACTTATATTTGCAGAAGCGCCACAGAATTTCAATGGGATTCAGATGAGGACTGTAGGTAGGTAAATAAAAAATGGATAGACCTTGGCTTTCCCAAGTATCAAATTCGGTTTTAACCACTTTTGCATGATGAATAGGGCCATTATCCAGTACAATTACGTAAGGTTTAGGGTGTACTTTTCGAGCAAAATCATCCAAACAATTCTTAATAAAGGCACCGTCCAAATTGGCTTCACTGTGATAAACCGTTAACTGACCCCTAGCTAGCTAGCTGAAGATACACCCAAAGGAAAAGCGTATCAAATTAGCCAGGTATTATTACGGCAAGAGTATGAAGCTCCATCTATAACCACACTGCCTGCTTTAGTTGTGAGTGATTCACTGCAACTGGAAAACCAACAACTTCGGGAAGCAGTGACCGAGCGTGACCGGACGATTCAGCAACTACAAAATCGTCTGTTTGAGCAAGGGGATGTTATGAATGCGATGGCTAATCAGCTGACTAGTCAAATGACTAATCAGAAAATGAGTCATATTGAAGAGTTACTAATTCAGCAAAATGCTCAATTAGGCGATTTACAGAAAAGACTACCTTCACCTGAAGCTGATGAATCAACACCCAACAAGCGTAGCCTATGGCATCGATTATTCGGTCGCTGAGTCGCACCGAAACGGCAAATGCACCCAATGTTGGAGAGTCCCCCCTTATTAGGCTGCTACCAACTGGACGCTTGATAGTTCAAGGGCTAGCCTGTGTACTGCATCCTCAATGCGTTTAACCTGTTCGGGAGAGGGTTGCTTACTACCAGCGCTGTAATGCCGCAATAGGGTAGCATTCATACCCGCATATTCCGCAATCTTGGAGACCTTCAGATAAGCATATTGTTCAAAAAAAGCGGACAGGTCGTAGGCATAGGTGAACTCGATGTCGTGCAAATCATGGAACTCCTGTAGGAGTGTCTTCATATTC contains:
- a CDS encoding transposase, giving the protein MVKTEFDTWESQGLSIFYLPTYSPHLNPIEILLTTRPFVRAS